Sequence from the Pirellulales bacterium genome:
GTCGGCCGGTCCCGCCGAGTGACCGTCGCCGTGGGCGCCCCCGCCCAGGTCGTTGACCACCACTTTGGCGCCCCGAGCGCCGAACATCAGGGCGTGCGAACGTCCTAGGCCGTTACCTGCGCCGGTGACAATGACCACGCGGCCGTCGAATCTCAATTGCTCAGCCATGTTCTTGACCATCCCTTGTGTGTTTTGCAGAAGCCGCCTGCTTAGAATCCCAGCGAGCGGCCGATGACTTCTTTCATGATCTCGTTGGTGCCGGCGAAGATCGTGGCGGCACGCGAGTCGATGTACGCCTTGGCGATCGGGTATTCGAGCATGTAGCCGTATCCACCGTGGAGTTGCAGGCATTGATCGACGACGCGCTTCTGCACGTCAGTCGTCCACCACTTCGCCATGCAGGCCTCGACCGGCGAGATGTTGCCGGCGTTGTGCTCGGTAAGGCAGCGGTCGACGAACACGCGGGCGATTTCGATCTCGGTCTTCATCTCGGCCAGTTTGAAGCGCGAGTTCTGAAACGTCCCGATCGGGCGGCCAAAGGCCTTGCGCTCCATGCAGTAGCGCGTCGTCCACTCGAAGGCGGCCTCGGCCGAGGCCACGGCGCCGACAGCCAAAATCAGGCGCTCTTGCGCCAGGTTTTCCATCAAGTAGTAGAAGCCGTGCCCTTCCTGCCCGAGCAGGTTTTCGCGCGGCACGTGAACATCGTTGAAGAACAGCTCGGCGGTATCCTGGGCGTGCATGCCCATCTTGTTCAGGCGGCGGCCGCGTTCGTAACCCGGCATGCCGCGCTCGATCACAACGAGGGACAATCCCTCGTGCGAACCCTGCTCCTTGGGCGCGGTCTTGACCGCGACGATCACCGCATCGTTCATGATGCCATTAGTGATAAACGTCTTGCTGCCGTTGACGATATATCCGTCGCCGTTCGGCGCGGCCGTGGTTTGAATCGCCGCCAGGTCGCTGCCGGTATTCGGTTCGGTCATGGCGATGGCCCAGATGCAATCGCCCTGCACCATCGGGGGAAACCAGCGTTTCTTTTGTTCTTCGGTGCCGAGGCGCAACAAGTACGGCAGCACGATATCGGTGTGCAGCGGGAAACCCGGCCCTGTCGCGCCGACCCGCGCCAGCTCCTCGGTGACGATGGCGTTGAAGCGAAAGTCGTTGGTGCCAACGCCGCCGTACTCCTCGGGCACGGCCATGCACAGGAATCCGTACTCCCCCGCTTTCTTCCACACATCGCGCGAGACTTCGCCATCCTGCTCCCACTGTTCGTGGTGCGGCACGATGTCTTCCGCGACGAAGCGGCGAAACGAGTCGCGAAACAGGGCGTGCTGTTGCTCGAAAATATTTCGGTTCATGATGCTGTCTGTGCGGCTGATTCGGGCCAATACGCGGCTCGCAATTGCCGCTTGAGGATCTTTCCGGCGCCGCTGATCGGTAGCGGCTCGGTGCGAAATTCGACACTGCGCGGGCATTTGAAGCCCGCGATCAGCGTTCGACAGTGAGAAATAACGTCGTCCTCGGTCAGTTGCTGGCCCGGCTTGAGGTGCAAGATCGCGTGGACCTGCTCGCCCCATTTCTCGTGGGGAATACCGACCACGGCGCACATGGCGACCGCGCTGTGTTTGCAAATGGCATTTTCGACTTCGGCGGAATAGACGTTCTCGCCACCGGTGATGATCATGTCCTTGATCCGGTCGACGACGTACAAAAAGCCGTCTTCGTCCATGTAGCCGGCGTCGCCGGTGTGCATCCAGCCGCCGCGCAACGTCTCGGCGGTTAACTCCGGCTGGTTCCAATAGCCCTTCATTACGCCGGGCCCGCGCACCAGAATCTGGCCGACGGTGCCGCGCGGGACTTCGCGGTCGTCGGGATCGGCAACTTTCACGTCGGCGATCTGAGCGGCCCGGCCCGCCGAGCGCAGCTTCGACACGTAGGGCCCGGAAAGTGCGTGATGCTTCGCCTCGAGCACAGTCGCCACAGGCGCCAGTTCGGTCATCCCGTAGGCCTGGGTGAAGCTCACCGACGGCATGACCCGCAGCGCCTGCTCGATCATGGCGCTGGGCATGGGCGAGGCGCCATAAGTAATCATGTTCAGGCTTGATAGGTCGTGGACTGCGGGATTGAACTCGGCCAGCACCATTCCCAGCATCGTGGGAACCAGCAACGTGACCGTCACCCGCTCTTCGCTAATCACGCGCAGCACGTCGGCGGGATCAAACTTCGGAATCACGACATGCGCGCCCGGCGCACTGGTGATGCCGACCATCATGGCAATATCGGCCAGGTGAAACATCGGTGCCGCGTGCAGATAAACCGAATCCTCGCCGTCCGGCAGGCGCTGCAGTGAGGCGATGGCGTTGATACTCATGTTGGCGTGCGTCAGGGTGACGCCCTTCGGCTCGCCGGTCGTCCCGCCCGTGTAATAGATGCCCGCCACGTCGTCCCCGTCGCGCATCGCGTCGTCGATCGGCGCGGCCTTGGCCAGCAGCTCTTCGTAAGAGAGAACATCCGCCGGCGGCGGTGCGTCCCCCATCGAGATGATGTGCTTTAGCTCAGGCGCCAACTGCTTGAAGAGGGCCAGCGACACGCCCATCTGCTCGGCCAGTTGCAGGACAGGATCGTCGACCAGCAGGACTTCCGCCCCCGAGTCGCGCAGCATCTGCACCAATTCCGGCGGCGCCGAGCGCACGTTGAGCGGCACCGAGATGCAACCCGCCCACCACGTGCCGTATATCGTTTCGATATACCGGTCACTGTTCAGCGCGAGGATCGCCACGCGGGAGTTCGTCCGCAGGCCGAGCCGCATAAGCGTACCCGCGAACCGGGCAATACGATTTTCGAACTCCGCCCAGGTGCGGCGTCGCGCGCCGAAAATCGTGGCTGGGCTTGCCGCGCGTAATTGGACCGCCCGACGAATCGCTCGAGTGAGTTGCATAGCCGACCTAATCCTCTTTGCCGGTGCCCCGACGTTCCTCGAGCACCGCGCTCATCAAACGCTCCCAAAGCTTGAGAGCCTGGCGGCGATGCCGATCGTCGTCTTTCACGATTTTTTGCAAGGCCATCCCGCGCATCATGTGCACCGTCAGGTGCATCATCAGCTCGAAATCGGGATGATCGACGTAACCCGCATAAAGCTCGCGTAGCAGTTGCGAGCTGGCCTGTGCGAACTCTTTCTCGATGGGCCATAGCGCCGTGTGCAGCTCACGATCGGTCCGCGAGGCGACGATCAAATCCAAGACCGCCATGAACAAGGAATTCGACGAATAGGACCACACCAGCTCGGTCATCTGCGGAATGCCCCGCTTGCCGGCCGGCAACGCCGCGGCTTCGCGACGCAGATCGGCGAGCCGACGATCGGCCAGGTGGCGAATGGCGCTTGTGACCAGCTCGACCTTCGACGGAAAATGATGCAGTTGCGCCCCGCGCGAGACCCCCGCGCGGTCCGCCACGTCGGTCGTGGTCATACGGGCGTAGCCCAGTTCCACCAGGCACTCGATCGCGGCGTCGAGGAGCTTTTCGCGCGTCGCGGCACTGCGTTCTTCTTGCGTCCGACGAGGGCGCTTTGAAGACATTTGGGTAGCGCGACGTGTGGTTTGTGCCATGGAAGAATCCGCCTTGGACGAAAGAAACAATCTATCCTGTTTGTATTTTGGAGCAAGCGTTTTCGCGACATTGGGACGCCGACTTTGGCGACCATGAAGTCCTGCTTCGCCTTCGGCCCCACGCAAAGCGGAGATCCATCGGAACGGCTGGCGTCCGTGCAGCTCAGTTCCGCCGATAAAGGCCGTCCCCAAGCCGATCGGCGATAGACAGCAAGTGGCCGAGCGTTTTGGTGCGCCGCCAGGCACCCAGAAAGCAAAAAGCCAGAACGACTTTGTCGTCCTGGCTTTGCGTTAATCCTGACAAGTTCTCAGCGAGGGCGACGGGACTCGAACCCGCAACCACCGGATCGACAGTCCGGTACTCTAACCAATTGAGCTACGCCCCCGAGGGCTGAAACGGTGAATTATAGCCCCGCCGGGACCCCTCGCAAGCGGTCCGCAGCCGGCGCCGGGGGCAGATCGACAGACCACGAGAACGCCCGCGAGCGCGACCGGCGCCCATTTCGAGATACCGACTTGCCGATCCGCCCAGGACCGGCGTCCTGTCGTGCCGAAAATACCGTCGGCGAGGGCGGCGCACCCGAAATGATGGCCTACGCTTTCCTCGGGCGCAACCCCGCGCGTAGAGGGCCACGGAGAGTTCGTCGCATGCACATGATTTCGCGGTATTTCAACGTCACGCTGCATTACTTCGATCGCCTCAACAGCCATCAATGGATCTGGCTCTTGATCGGCATCGTGCTGTTGGGCCTCTATTGCATGCGCGGTTTCGGCTCGCGCGCGAAGTACTAAGAGCGACGGGACGCTTTGAGCCGGCAGCCGTTCAAGGAGAAGACCTTTGCCACGGAGGTCGCAGTGGAGACAGAGAAGCGATTAGGAAATCGCCAACGAAATCCTGCCTCGGTGAACTCTGTGTGCTCGGTGGCTAATCCCTGCAACAGCAAAGCAAAAGAGCTTTACAGCACTTCCCGGCCCCCGGCGCGCATCTGGTTCGATAGGGCGCGGCTGCGGCGAGCAATCCTGCGCCAGAACCATTTCCAGGTGTGCTTCTCCAACGGCGCGACAGAGACGTAGGCACGCAAAAACCGCAGTCGGTCGGTACGCGTGACCCAGGGATGCGCTTCCATGCTCGTGGCCAGCCGCGCCAGATTGCGTGCGCGGCGCCGCTCGGTGAGCGAGCGCACGATACGTACACCGTCGAGATCGATCAAATAAGCGGTCAGCTTTCCCGCCCGCTCGGCCAACATGAGATTCTGTGCTTTCAAGTCGCGATGATCGACGTTCCAGGCGTGCATGCGTCCCAACATGCGCGCAAGCACGACCGTGGCGTGACGCGCCGCGTGCCGCCGATCGACCGGCGATAGCGCGGCCACGCGCGCCGCGAAATCGTGCAAATGATCCCCGTCGACCCATTCGGTGGCCAGGTAGCTTTCCCAGCGGGGTCCACCGGTGCGCGGCTCGACAACCAATAGCGGCCTGGCCGTGTCGATGCCGCGCTCGCGCAGCGCGTGCCCCAGGTGCCAGGCCCGCAACGCCCGGCTGCGCCGAAAGAACGCCAGAATGGCCTTTCGCCACAGCCGATAGCACGATCGCTTGTAAGCGGCGGGCGTAGGCCGTCCTTCGAGCAGCATCGTGGCCTTCACCACCTGGCTCGCTGAACAAACTTTGATCATCTGCGCATCAGGAGCCGCGAAGGGAGCGTCGGGCTGCTGCATCAAGGCCACGAGGTCGCCCCGCGCCAGATCGCGCACGGCATACCCTACGGCCTTCGATGTTTTGACGCGCGTGTAATCACGGTTCGAACGCAGGCAGCGCTTGTCGCGCTCGCTGAAGATTCGCCGCGCGTGGGCCCGGCTGCGGCGGACGATTTCATTGCCGGCGGCCACCGGATCGGCCAGCGTCAGCTCCGGTCGGGCGGCCAGGTAGGCTTCCCAGAATCTCCAGCGCTCGCTGCGCGATGAGCGGTCGAGCCATGCCGCGGCGAACATCGCCAGGCTATCGCGACTGTGCGTCCAGCCCAGCGGCGACGAAAACCACATCTTGGGCAGATCGATCAGGTGCAGTTCGGGCAGTGCGCTCGCCGATTCATCCGGACTGAGCGTGTTCAAGCCGACCAGGATATTGCCCCGATGGAAATCGGTGTGATAGACGCCGGCGCGATGAGCCGCGGCGCACAGCTTCGCCAAGGCGAGCGTGATCCGCGGCCGCAGCCGCGCCTGGTCTTGCGGGGCAAGCTTGGGCAGGCACTCATCGGCATAGCGCTCCAGAGTACAAGAATCGGGGATGGCCTCGCTGACAAAGTAGCTGTCACGCACCAATCCGCGGCGGGAGTGTTCGCCCAAGGCGATCGGCGTCACGGTCGGCACCTGGCGGCGGCGGACCTCCAGCGCATTGCGCCATTCACGCCGGGCAGCGCTGCCACGCAATAAGTGCGTCAGTGCGTTCAAGAACGCCAGCACACGATAGTGCTTGAGGAAGAACGACCGCTGCGGCAGGTCGACGCGGTAGACCGTCCGGTGCGAAGCATGCTTGACGACGTGGACGCGCCCTTCGGCCAGCCACTCATCCAAGCGCAACCCCTGTGGGCCGATGAGCAACGTTCGCCAGGCCGTTGAGACGCTCCAGCGCACGCCGTCGGTCGTTCCCGGCGCCAGCGTTACGCCGGGGGGCTCGTCGAGCAGCGCGTTTTCGACCAGTTGTGATCCTTCCATGAATCACCGGGCACGGATCGTCGGAGCGAAAGTGGCAAAACAGCGCAAGCCGTGGCGTTAGTACACCCCGGCCGCGGGATTGTACCCGAAAGCGTCACCTTGGCGCAGATCAGCCTCGGCCAGTTCGCTGTGGCCCAGTCTCTCGTGAACCAGCCCCCGATGATGGTACATCACTGCCATCGCGTTTTCGTGCCGACGAATGGCCCGAGCTAGCACCCGGCCCCGGTGGGGATGATTCGCCAGGAACATCCCCGTCGGCACTTGCTGCTCGGCGATTTCCAGGGCCCGATCAAGGTCCTTCAGCGCCTCACCATCCTCGCCTCGCAGGTAATAGATGTATCCGCGCGTATCCAGGTAATGAGCGTTGTCCGGCTCCATTTCGAGCGCCTGCTGAATGTCGGCCAGAGCTTCGTCGAGCTCCCGGTTGGCGATAGCCCGGATGTACGCGCGTGAGTTGAGCAGATGGGGCGCGGCACGATACATTCTCACCGCTTCGTTGATATCGCGAATCGCGTCGTCATGGCGTTCCATGCGCTGCAAGCACATGGAGCGTAG
This genomic interval carries:
- a CDS encoding acyl-CoA dehydrogenase family protein; amino-acid sequence: MNRNIFEQQHALFRDSFRRFVAEDIVPHHEQWEQDGEVSRDVWKKAGEYGFLCMAVPEEYGGVGTNDFRFNAIVTEELARVGATGPGFPLHTDIVLPYLLRLGTEEQKKRWFPPMVQGDCIWAIAMTEPNTGSDLAAIQTTAAPNGDGYIVNGSKTFITNGIMNDAVIVAVKTAPKEQGSHEGLSLVVIERGMPGYERGRRLNKMGMHAQDTAELFFNDVHVPRENLLGQEGHGFYYLMENLAQERLILAVGAVASAEAAFEWTTRYCMERKAFGRPIGTFQNSRFKLAEMKTEIEIARVFVDRCLTEHNAGNISPVEACMAKWWTTDVQKRVVDQCLQLHGGYGYMLEYPIAKAYIDSRAATIFAGTNEIMKEVIGRSLGF
- a CDS encoding long-chain-fatty-acid--CoA ligase; amino-acid sequence: MQLTRAIRRAVQLRAASPATIFGARRRTWAEFENRIARFAGTLMRLGLRTNSRVAILALNSDRYIETIYGTWWAGCISVPLNVRSAPPELVQMLRDSGAEVLLVDDPVLQLAEQMGVSLALFKQLAPELKHIISMGDAPPPADVLSYEELLAKAAPIDDAMRDGDDVAGIYYTGGTTGEPKGVTLTHANMSINAIASLQRLPDGEDSVYLHAAPMFHLADIAMMVGITSAPGAHVVIPKFDPADVLRVISEERVTVTLLVPTMLGMVLAEFNPAVHDLSSLNMITYGASPMPSAMIEQALRVMPSVSFTQAYGMTELAPVATVLEAKHHALSGPYVSKLRSAGRAAQIADVKVADPDDREVPRGTVGQILVRGPGVMKGYWNQPELTAETLRGGWMHTGDAGYMDEDGFLYVVDRIKDMIITGGENVYSAEVENAICKHSAVAMCAVVGIPHEKWGEQVHAILHLKPGQQLTEDDVISHCRTLIAGFKCPRSVEFRTEPLPISGAGKILKRQLRAAYWPESAAQTAS
- a CDS encoding TetR/AcrR family transcriptional regulator gives rise to the protein MSSKRPRRTQEERSAATREKLLDAAIECLVELGYARMTTTDVADRAGVSRGAQLHHFPSKVELVTSAIRHLADRRLADLRREAAALPAGKRGIPQMTELVWSYSSNSLFMAVLDLIVASRTDRELHTALWPIEKEFAQASSQLLRELYAGYVDHPDFELMMHLTVHMMRGMALQKIVKDDDRHRRQALKLWERLMSAVLEERRGTGKED
- a CDS encoding lipopolysaccharide kinase InaA family protein, encoding MEGSQLVENALLDEPPGVTLAPGTTDGVRWSVSTAWRTLLIGPQGLRLDEWLAEGRVHVVKHASHRTVYRVDLPQRSFFLKHYRVLAFLNALTHLLRGSAARREWRNALEVRRRQVPTVTPIALGEHSRRGLVRDSYFVSEAIPDSCTLERYADECLPKLAPQDQARLRPRITLALAKLCAAAHRAGVYHTDFHRGNILVGLNTLSPDESASALPELHLIDLPKMWFSSPLGWTHSRDSLAMFAAAWLDRSSRSERWRFWEAYLAARPELTLADPVAAGNEIVRRSRAHARRIFSERDKRCLRSNRDYTRVKTSKAVGYAVRDLARGDLVALMQQPDAPFAAPDAQMIKVCSASQVVKATMLLEGRPTPAAYKRSCYRLWRKAILAFFRRSRALRAWHLGHALRERGIDTARPLLVVEPRTGGPRWESYLATEWVDGDHLHDFAARVAALSPVDRRHAARHATVVLARMLGRMHAWNVDHRDLKAQNLMLAERAGKLTAYLIDLDGVRIVRSLTERRRARNLARLATSMEAHPWVTRTDRLRFLRAYVSVAPLEKHTWKWFWRRIARRSRALSNQMRAGGREVL
- a CDS encoding tetratricopeptide repeat protein, giving the protein MNPSDVRLDAHGFPIPPTLGPLQAAESPEAPRRTPRGTFTLRLLLILLALGAGTMAIVRAELGEPISRRVAEWLAGHAFQKQAADDLDGALRDLDRALAWTDKSAQIYAFRGTVRLEKGDLEGSLADFNRVISLAPTSSDAFELRSMCLQRMERHDDAIRDINEAVRMYRAAPHLLNSRAYIRAIANRELDEALADIQQALEMEPDNAHYLDTRGYIYYLRGEDGEALKDLDRALEIAEQQVPTGMFLANHPHRGRVLARAIRRHENAMAVMYHHRGLVHERLGHSELAEADLRQGDAFGYNPAAGVY